A genomic segment from Alistipes senegalensis JC50 encodes:
- a CDS encoding glycoside hydrolase family 97 protein has translation MRRIVVSVLFALLCVPALAVREKSYTVLSPDETIGITLAVGERCTYEVRVDGRTVVAPTPVSMTLGDGTVWGGSAQPFRIRKGTVDTSFATPFYIKARVSDRYNWLRADFRPGFAIELRAYDDGVAYRFVSTTDKPLTVASEEAGACFPGDWKCWVPYVRDCDGTEIVPFGSQFKTSFENLYTVARLSELDPARLAFLPLVVASDDGVKLCFTEADLQAYPGMYFNYPGQGNSLRGIFAPYPKRTHDGGHDDLQNVVDEYDDFIAKASPRASFPWRTILIAREDRRLLDNNMVMRLAEPSRLADISWIRPGLAAWEWWNDWGLHGVGFEAGVNTPTYKHYVDFAARNGIEYLVMDDGWSKDKTDLMSGGSDRLDLDEVLRYAKEKGVGIILWAGFRAFDRDMEEVCRHYSALGVKGFKVDFMDRDDQQIAEFLYRGAATAAKYGLLLDYHGIYKPAGLQRTYPNVVNFEGVHGLEQMKWSEESVDQVTYDVTMPFIRMTAGPVDYTQGAMLNAAKGHFFPRRSEPMSQGTRCRQLAEYIVFHAPLSMLCDSPSNYDREPECTAFICGVPTVWDRTVALDGRLGEYAAVARCKGNVWYVGGLTGHEGRTVTLDLGFLGDGNFTAEIFCDGANAAKYGHDYQRVIRPLGTDRTLEITMAPAGGFALRITRE, from the coding sequence ATGAGAAGAATAGTTGTATCCGTTTTATTTGCATTGCTTTGCGTTCCCGCACTCGCAGTTCGTGAAAAAAGTTATACGGTTCTTTCTCCCGATGAGACGATCGGGATTACACTGGCCGTCGGAGAGAGGTGCACCTATGAAGTCCGTGTGGACGGCCGGACGGTCGTGGCGCCCACTCCGGTGTCGATGACGCTGGGCGACGGAACCGTATGGGGCGGTTCGGCGCAGCCTTTCCGTATCCGTAAAGGGACCGTCGATACCTCTTTCGCCACGCCTTTTTATATCAAGGCGCGGGTTTCGGATCGCTACAACTGGCTGCGGGCCGATTTCCGACCGGGTTTCGCCATCGAGCTCCGGGCCTATGACGACGGGGTGGCCTATCGTTTCGTCTCGACGACGGATAAACCGCTGACCGTCGCTTCCGAAGAGGCCGGTGCTTGTTTCCCGGGAGACTGGAAATGCTGGGTCCCTTATGTTAGGGATTGTGACGGAACCGAGATCGTACCCTTCGGGAGTCAGTTCAAAACCTCGTTCGAGAATCTCTATACCGTAGCCCGGCTTTCGGAACTCGATCCCGCACGACTGGCTTTCCTGCCGCTGGTCGTAGCATCCGACGATGGCGTGAAACTCTGTTTCACCGAGGCCGATCTGCAAGCCTATCCGGGTATGTATTTCAATTATCCCGGCCAGGGAAATTCTCTGCGCGGTATTTTCGCTCCGTATCCGAAACGGACGCACGACGGGGGACATGACGATCTTCAAAATGTCGTGGACGAGTACGATGATTTTATCGCCAAGGCTTCGCCGCGGGCGTCGTTTCCGTGGCGGACGATCCTCATTGCCCGCGAGGACAGACGACTGCTCGATAACAATATGGTCATGCGTCTGGCCGAACCGTCGCGTCTTGCGGACATATCGTGGATTCGTCCGGGATTGGCGGCCTGGGAGTGGTGGAACGACTGGGGGCTTCACGGCGTCGGTTTCGAGGCCGGGGTCAATACGCCGACTTATAAGCACTATGTCGATTTCGCGGCCCGCAACGGGATCGAATATCTGGTGATGGATGACGGATGGTCGAAGGATAAGACCGACCTGATGTCGGGCGGTAGCGACCGCCTCGATTTGGACGAGGTGTTGCGTTATGCGAAAGAAAAGGGTGTAGGTATCATCCTTTGGGCGGGTTTCCGTGCTTTCGACCGCGATATGGAGGAGGTTTGCCGCCACTATTCGGCATTGGGTGTCAAAGGTTTCAAGGTTGACTTCATGGACCGCGACGACCAGCAGATCGCCGAATTCCTCTACCGCGGGGCAGCGACCGCAGCCAAATACGGGCTGTTGCTCGACTACCACGGTATTTATAAGCCTGCCGGTTTGCAGCGCACCTATCCCAATGTCGTCAATTTCGAAGGTGTACATGGACTGGAGCAGATGAAATGGTCGGAAGAGTCGGTCGATCAGGTGACCTACGATGTGACGATGCCGTTTATCCGGATGACGGCCGGTCCCGTGGACTACACCCAGGGAGCCATGCTCAATGCCGCGAAAGGACATTTCTTTCCGCGCCGCAGCGAACCGATGAGTCAGGGCACGCGCTGCCGTCAGCTGGCCGAATACATCGTCTTCCATGCTCCGCTGTCGATGCTCTGCGACTCGCCCTCCAACTACGACCGGGAACCCGAATGCACGGCCTTCATCTGCGGCGTTCCCACGGTGTGGGACCGGACCGTGGCGCTCGACGGCCGTCTCGGGGAGTATGCGGCCGTTGCCCGCTGCAAAGGGAATGTCTGGTACGTCGGCGGCCTTACGGGACACGAAGGCCGCACGGTGACGCTCGATCTCGGATTTCTGGGTGACGGGAATTTTACGGCCGAGATCTTCTGCGACGGTGCCAATGCCGCCAAGTATGGACATGATTATCAGCGTGTGATCCGTCCGCTGGGGACGGACCGAACGCTGGAAATAACGATGGCTCCTGCCGGTGGATTCGCCTTGCGGATCACCCGGGAATAA
- a CDS encoding glycosidase has protein sequence MTRLDFEKRISALRSVHEELIGRKNPAADSNGVWTRYTYPILTAAHTPLFWRYDLNPATNPFLLERFGINGTFNAGAIKFDGKYVLVVRVEGNDRKSFFALAESDNGIDGFRFRDRPLTIPPVDGDETNLYDMRLTAHEDGWIYGVFCAERHDPSAAPGDLSSAVATAGVARTKDLVHWERLPDIKSPTQQRNVVLHPEFVDGKYALYTRPQEGFIAAGALGGGIGWALVDDMTRAEIRDEKIIDVRFYHTIKEVKNGEGPHPIRTPQGWLHMAHGVRACAAGLRYVLYMYMTALDDPSQLIAVPAGYTLAPEGEERVGDVSNVLFSNGWIADDDGRVFLYYASSDTRMHVATSTIEKLVDYCLHTPSDGLTTAASVERLNELIDRNLNYYRKTDR, from the coding sequence ATGACAAGATTAGATTTCGAGAAGCGTATTTCAGCCCTGCGTTCGGTTCATGAGGAGTTGATCGGCAGGAAAAATCCGGCAGCGGATTCCAACGGAGTATGGACCCGTTATACTTACCCGATCCTCACGGCTGCGCATACGCCGCTCTTCTGGCGCTACGACCTGAACCCCGCTACTAACCCTTTTTTGCTCGAACGGTTCGGGATCAACGGAACGTTCAATGCTGGAGCCATCAAGTTCGACGGCAAATACGTACTGGTGGTCCGGGTCGAAGGGAACGACCGTAAATCCTTTTTCGCTCTGGCTGAGAGCGACAACGGGATCGATGGATTCCGGTTCCGCGACCGTCCGCTGACGATTCCCCCGGTCGACGGGGATGAAACGAACCTTTACGACATGCGCCTTACGGCCCATGAGGACGGTTGGATTTACGGTGTTTTCTGTGCCGAACGGCATGATCCGTCGGCTGCCCCGGGCGATCTGTCGTCGGCCGTGGCGACGGCCGGCGTAGCCCGAACGAAGGATCTCGTGCATTGGGAGCGTCTCCCCGACATCAAGTCGCCCACGCAGCAGCGGAACGTAGTGCTTCACCCCGAATTCGTGGACGGGAAATATGCCCTGTACACCCGTCCGCAGGAGGGGTTCATCGCTGCCGGAGCTCTCGGCGGGGGGATCGGTTGGGCGCTGGTGGACGATATGACCCGTGCGGAAATCCGCGATGAGAAGATCATCGACGTGCGGTTTTACCACACGATCAAGGAGGTGAAGAACGGCGAGGGGCCCCATCCGATCCGCACTCCGCAGGGATGGCTGCATATGGCCCACGGCGTGCGCGCCTGCGCGGCGGGACTCCGTTATGTGCTTTACATGTACATGACGGCCCTGGACGATCCTTCGCAGCTGATCGCCGTGCCGGCCGGATATACGCTGGCCCCGGAGGGCGAGGAACGTGTGGGCGACGTGTCGAACGTCCTTTTCTCGAACGGTTGGATCGCCGATGACGACGGCCGGGTATTTCTCTATTATGCGTCGAGCGACACCCGCATGCACGTGGCGACATCGACCATTGAGAAACTTGTGGACTATTGTCTGCATACGCCGTCCGACGGCCTTACGACGGCGGCCTCCGTTGAGCGGCTGAACGAACTGATCGACCGAAATCTGAATTATTACCGAAAAACAGACCGATGA
- a CDS encoding MFS transporter, whose amino-acid sequence MKDNVTFREKIGYGFGDMASSMFWKIFGMYLLFFYTRVFGITPAAAGTMFLVTRIWDSLNDPIMGLLADRTRSRWGRYRPYLLWGALPFAAIGVLTFWTPDFGMTGKLVWAYVTYTAMMMVYTLVNVPYASLLGVMTPDTKLRNTFSSYRMFFAYVGSLVTFMLLQPLVDFFAGWLGGGEADMLNESVAGSDVAISGMPEAWTCAVAVIGALCALLFWLCFRWTRERIRDDDSQQAKGSVGRDLKSLARNAPWWILLVAGVAVLLFNSIRDGVAIFYFTDYVRSAYKLPHLGWTLGTLYLLLGQLGNMAGVALAVPLAARIGKKGAFAAAMGAAAVLSLFFFRLEPSELGWLFTLQAFVSVAAGVVLPLLWSMYADIVDYEEYRSGRRPTGLILSSSSMSQKLGWALGGAVTGWLLAAFGYDQSAAVQSGEAIAGVRLMMSWLPAAGCLVAVVAVLFYPLGEKRMERITTELALRRKTNE is encoded by the coding sequence ATGAAAGACAACGTCACATTCCGGGAGAAGATCGGATACGGCTTCGGGGACATGGCTTCGAGCATGTTCTGGAAGATATTCGGCATGTATCTGCTCTTTTTCTATACCAGGGTGTTCGGCATCACGCCGGCCGCTGCCGGAACCATGTTTCTGGTGACCCGCATCTGGGATTCGCTCAACGATCCCATCATGGGCCTGCTGGCGGACCGCACTCGCAGCCGGTGGGGACGTTACCGTCCTTATCTGCTTTGGGGCGCCCTGCCGTTCGCCGCGATCGGAGTGCTGACGTTTTGGACGCCCGATTTCGGGATGACGGGAAAACTGGTGTGGGCCTACGTTACCTATACGGCCATGATGATGGTCTATACGCTGGTCAATGTCCCTTATGCTTCGCTGCTCGGGGTGATGACGCCGGATACGAAACTGCGCAATACGTTCTCGTCTTACCGGATGTTCTTCGCTTATGTCGGCAGTCTGGTGACCTTCATGCTGTTGCAGCCGCTGGTGGATTTCTTTGCCGGATGGCTCGGCGGCGGTGAGGCCGACATGCTGAATGAAAGCGTTGCCGGGAGCGACGTAGCCATATCGGGCATGCCGGAGGCGTGGACCTGCGCCGTGGCCGTTATCGGGGCTCTTTGCGCATTGCTCTTCTGGCTCTGCTTCCGCTGGACGCGCGAGCGGATTCGGGACGACGATTCGCAGCAGGCGAAAGGCTCGGTTGGGCGTGACCTGAAAAGCCTGGCCCGCAATGCTCCCTGGTGGATTCTTCTGGTCGCGGGAGTGGCGGTGCTGCTGTTCAATTCGATCCGCGACGGGGTGGCGATCTTCTATTTCACGGACTATGTCCGGAGCGCCTATAAACTGCCTCATCTGGGCTGGACGCTGGGAACGCTTTATCTGCTGTTGGGCCAGCTGGGGAATATGGCCGGGGTCGCTTTGGCCGTGCCGTTAGCGGCGCGTATCGGTAAAAAAGGGGCTTTTGCCGCAGCAATGGGTGCGGCGGCGGTGCTGAGTCTCTTCTTCTTCCGGCTGGAGCCTTCCGAACTGGGATGGCTTTTTACCCTGCAAGCGTTTGTCAGCGTTGCGGCGGGCGTCGTGCTGCCTTTGTTATGGAGTATGTATGCCGATATCGTCGATTACGAGGAATACCGCAGCGGCCGGCGGCCTACGGGACTGATCCTCTCCTCTTCGTCGATGTCTCAGAAACTCGGCTGGGCGCTGGGAGGCGCTGTGACGGGCTGGCTGCTTGCGGCGTTCGGTTACGATCAGTCGGCTGCTGTGCAGAGCGGTGAGGCGATAGCGGGAGTGCGGCTGATGATGAGCTGGCTCCCGGCGGCCGGATGTCTGGTGGCTGTCGTGGCGGTCCTTTTTTATCCGCTCGGCGAAAAACGTATGGAGCGAATCACGACGGAGCTCGCTCTTCGTCGGAAAACGAACGAATGA
- a CDS encoding AGE family epimerase/isomerase: MEKMLVQWRNELSEELTCGILPFWTTFLGDGEHFAGRIDGRGKAHPEAGKGAVLIARMLWTFSAAYRMTGRSEYLDVARKVRELLVSRLIDPVYGGVYWEIAPGGDPLCCKKQSYAIGFAIYGLSEYVRATGDPAALDEAAALFGALEEHVWDAARGGYAEALTRDWRPLEDMRLSEKDANTYFSMNTHLHLLEPCANLLRVWPEGRVAEAVRRLLRIHTDRIFDPQTGHLNLFFDAEWRPQGRTVSYGHDIEASWLIDEAADLLGDPQITAGAGSVSEALAKAAAEGVQPDGSLIYEHDPLTGRTDADRHWWVQAEAVVGFFNRYERTGDEAFLRRSRDAWRYIRTHLCDTENGEWFWSVRADGSVNRDDDKAGFWKCPYHNSRMCLELMRRIGRLLAEN; encoded by the coding sequence ATGGAAAAGATGCTTGTACAATGGCGTAACGAACTGTCGGAGGAGCTGACCTGCGGCATCCTGCCTTTCTGGACGACGTTTCTGGGTGACGGAGAGCATTTTGCGGGGCGGATCGACGGCCGCGGGAAAGCACACCCCGAAGCCGGAAAAGGTGCTGTTCTGATCGCGCGGATGTTGTGGACCTTTTCGGCCGCTTACCGCATGACCGGAAGGTCCGAATACCTGGATGTGGCCCGCAAGGTCCGCGAACTGCTGGTCTCGCGGCTGATCGACCCGGTGTACGGAGGCGTCTATTGGGAGATTGCCCCCGGCGGAGATCCGCTCTGCTGCAAGAAACAGAGCTATGCCATCGGCTTTGCGATTTACGGGTTGAGCGAATATGTCCGGGCAACGGGTGACCCGGCGGCTCTGGATGAAGCGGCTGCGTTGTTCGGGGCGCTTGAAGAACATGTCTGGGATGCGGCGCGGGGCGGATATGCCGAAGCTCTGACCCGGGACTGGCGGCCGTTGGAGGATATGCGCCTGAGCGAGAAGGATGCCAACACCTACTTCAGCATGAATACGCACCTGCATCTGCTCGAACCCTGTGCGAACCTGTTGCGGGTTTGGCCGGAAGGTCGGGTTGCGGAGGCGGTCCGGCGGTTGCTCCGCATTCATACCGATCGGATCTTCGATCCGCAGACGGGGCACCTGAACCTCTTTTTCGATGCGGAGTGGCGGCCGCAGGGACGGACAGTCTCCTACGGACATGACATCGAGGCATCGTGGCTCATCGACGAAGCCGCCGACTTGCTCGGCGATCCGCAGATCACGGCCGGTGCCGGTTCTGTGTCCGAGGCATTGGCGAAGGCTGCCGCCGAAGGCGTACAGCCCGACGGAAGCCTGATTTACGAACACGACCCGTTGACAGGACGCACCGATGCCGACCGCCATTGGTGGGTGCAGGCCGAGGCTGTCGTCGGATTTTTCAATAGGTATGAGCGAACCGGGGACGAGGCGTTTCTGAGGCGTAGCCGCGATGCGTGGCGGTATATCCGGACGCATCTGTGCGATACCGAGAACGGCGAATGGTTTTGGAGCGTTCGTGCCGACGGCTCGGTCAACCGCGACGACGACAAGGCCGGGTTCTGGAA